CAACCCGCCATCAGGAAGACGTTGCGTGCATCCATGTAATTGCCGGACCGCTGCCCGACCGCTGCGTCGAAGGCCGCTTCGTAGCGGATCACGGTGGATTTACCGACAGCCGTTGCCACCACGACAGTATCATCGGGCGCCGGTGTGACCTCATTCCCATCGACCGTGACGTTTTCCAGGTTGTCTACTGCCAGCCGCACCTGACCGGAAGGTGCGCCATAAAGGTGGGCATTCCCCGAGAGGTGCCCGGCGGCCGGGTCGATAGTGACGTCGAGTACGACCGTGATTTCCGCTCCCCAAACGGCAACGGGGAAAAGCATGGTTATGAAAACCGCCATTATCTTGAACAACTGCATTCGCTCTCCTTTGCCTGTCTCGATGACGGGAAGACGTGGTTGTCTCCGGAATGTTCGGGATTTATCTGAACTGTTCATTAACGTATGTACGGTGAACGTAAATTTCAACAATAAGAGCGACCGGTGATTTCATTTGACATTTTATTGCCGGATGGGCCGGTCCCAAAACAATTTTCTTTCAAGGGTTGAAAAAATAGTTTACGTATGAGCATATGACTGTCTCAATAAATGAGGATGATTCATTTGCCACCGGTTGTTCACCCCCCTGTGACTGACCACGGTGTCCGGCGTCAAACGGCGTGTTTCTTTTCATTAAAAGGAGGGACGACATGAAACGGTATGTAAGCGTGATTCTGGTTTTGTTAATGGCAGTGTCGGTTGGGATGATTTCTGTCCAGGGTGCGGGTGCCGCGGAGCCCGTCGTCATCGGCGTTCCCACGTCAACCGGGTTTCTGGAAGGCAGGGAAGCCTTGAAGGCCGTCAATCTGGCGGTGGACGAGATCAACGCCAAGGGTGGTGTCGATGTCGGCGGCACCAAAAGACCGTTTGCGGTGGAGTCAGTGGATATACGGGATGCAGCCCCCGGCGTACCGGTGCCTGAGGCATTGCTGGGACTCGAAAAAATCATCCTGTCCAAAAAACCGGTGGCTCTGCTCGTGGGGCCCTTTCGCTCCGAAGCCCTGATGGCGGGGATGGACATCATCGCCAAATACAAAGTGCCGTTGTTGGGTACGATTGCCATGTCCCCGGGCTCTGAGGCAAAAATCAAGAAAGACCCCGAGAAATACAAATATGTCTTCCGGACCTGTCTCAATGCCGTGCACCTGGTGAAATACCTGGCCGGCACGATGGCGCTGATCAATAAGGAATTTGGATTCGACAAAGTGTACGTGCTGCACCAGGATGTTGCCTGGGCAAGGGCCACGGCCGGGTTTGTCAAGAAAATGTACTTTGACAAGGCAGGCTGGAATGTGCTCGAGATGGAGGCGTTTCCCACCGGAACATCCGATTTTTCCTCCAGCCTCATGAAAGCGAGAGCCAAGGGTGCCCAGGTCATCATGCCCATTTTCGATATGCCCCAGAGTGGCACGCTGGTCAAACAGTGGAACGCCATGAAGGTCCCGGCGGTTCTGGCCGGTTTTATCTCCCCCCTGGCCGGTTCCGAAGCCTGGAAAACATTCGACGGAAAAATTACCGGCGCCATAAACACGATATTCGAGCTCGGCAGCGCCATGCCGTCCGACATGTATCCGCCTTCCAAGGTGTTTTATGATGCGTATAAGAAAACATACGGTAAAGAGATGCAAGCCGGCCACGGTCCGGCGCCGGCCTATGAATCGGTGTACATCCTGAAGGAAGCCATCGAGAGGGCCAAAAGCTTGGACCCGGATGCAATCGTGGCGGAGCTTGAGAAAACCGACCGCATGGGCGTTATCGGCCGCGTCAAGTATGACGAGGGGCATCAGGCCGTCTACGGGTTCGATCCTAAAGAGACCTGTGTTTCGACGGTGTTTCAATGGACGGCAGACGGCAAACGCACCATTGTTTTTCCGGCATCCATTGCCGAGGGCAAAATCCAGCTGCCGGCCGGTTTGAAATCAGCTAAATAGATTTAAAATGCCCCCGCGCTTTTTAAAGCGCGGGGGGTTTTAAATTGGGAGAGAACTATTTCATGCTTATCGGCACATCCTTGTATGCCCTGATCAACACCGCCATCCTGGCCCTGATGGCCATTGGTTTCAACCTGACTTTCGGCATCAGCGGTGTGGCCAATTTTGCCTACGGGGCCTTTTACGTTTTAGCCGCCTACGGCTTGTGGGGCATGCTGAACTTGCTCCACTTTCCCTACCCGGTGGCCGTGGCGCTGGCGGTGATTGCCAATGTGCTTCTCGGAGCCCTGATTTATCGCTTCGTTCTGCTGCGCGTGCGGGGGCAGGCTCTGTCCGAAGTGATTGCGACTTTCGGCATCGGCCTGGCTATTCTGGAACTGTTCAGCTATTTCGGCTGGGTTGGTTTCGAGTACACGCTTCCGGTATTCCTGGATAAAAGTTTCATCATCGCGGGAACCTACGTCGATTTCCAGCGTCTGGCCATATTGGGTTTCAGTGCCGTTTTGATTATGGCCCTGTGGTGGTTTACCCACCACACTGCCATCGGCCTGGCCTTCAGGGGGATCGCCCAGGACGAACGCACGGCCTTGACCTTCGGCATCGACTCGGATTGGATCGCCATGTTGAGCGTTTCCTTCGGCGCCGGCATTGCCGCTCTGGCGGCTCTCTTTATCATCCCTTTGGGGAGCATCGCACCCGGAGAGGGCTATGACGTACTGATCAAAGCCCTTGCGGTGTGCATCATCGGGGGGTTGGGCAGCACCGGTGGTGTCATTGTCGCCAGCTTTATCGTGGGATTTGCGGAAAGGTTTACGGATACCTACATCGGCAGCCACTGGACGATGATCGTCAGCCTGGCGGCCATCCTGTTGGTTCTCGTCATCAAACCCTCGGGACTTTTCGGAAAACAAAAGGAATTGGAAGAAAGGATATAGGCGCCGGTGAAGAAACGCAAAGAGCGCATCGATCGGGGTATCAAGGTACGATCATCGGACATATTCGCGCTGCTCTCCTGGCGGGAAATGCTTTATCTTGCGGCACCCCGTGTGCTGCCGGTGGTCGCTTGCATGGCGCTTCCCATACTGCTGGACCCCTACTGGCAGAAGGTGCTGCTTTCGGTGGCCGTCGTCGCCCTTCTGGCCATCAGCTGGGATATTATCGCCCAGACAGGTATGGTATCCCTCGGGCAGGCCCTCTTTTTCGGTGTCGGCGCTTACTGCTCCGGCGTCATGAACCACTACTGGGGTCTGTCCCCCATGCTGTCCATTCCCATCGCTTCCGTCATGGGCGGGTTGATATGCACCGTGATCTTGCTTCCGGTGCTGCGCTTGAGGGGGATCTATTTTTCCATGGTGACCCTGATCATTCCGCTGATTCTGGTCAGAATCGTCGAGGCCACCAAGATCTTCGGCGGCACGGAAGGCCTGAGCGGCATGACGCCGTTGCCTTCCAAGTGGGTTGAACTCTACCTGATCGTGATCGTTCTGCTATGCGCCCTTTTCGGCTTCAGAAGAATGATGAATTCCGACTACGGCCTGGTGCTCAAAGGCATCAACGACAATGACCGGTCGGTCATCAATGCGGGCATCAACATCTACTGGTTTAAAGCCCAATCGCTTTTTATCGCCGGGGTCATCGGTGCGTTTTGCGGGGCCTTTATGACGCACGTGTACATGTTCGTGGGCATGCCCGTGTTCGCTTTGGACTATTCCATTCTGCCCATTGCGGCGGCAGTGGTCGGCGGTCCCGGAACGCTGGCAGGGGCCACTTTCGGTGCCTTCATCCTGGTGCCCTTGTCTGAGGTGCTGCGCGGGTTCGGCGGGCTGCGCATCGTTTTTTACGGTGCCTTTCTGGTTATTTTCATCGTGGCCCTTCCGGAAGGCATTTTTCACTACATTCAGCGGAAGTATCACCAGTTCGAACGCTGGGCGGAGGTGGCCGAATGACGACCGCACCGATTCTCAGCGTTTCCCACCTCAGCAAGAATTTCGGAGGGGTGCTCGCCCTGAACAGGGTCAGCTTCGATCTGATGCCGGGCGAGCTTTTAGGTGTCATCGGCCCCAACGGTTCCGGAAAGACCACCCTGGTAAACCTGATCACCCGTTTTGTCAAGCCCAGCTCGGGCGAGGTGTTTTTCAAGGGGACGAAAATCAGCAACCTGCCGCCGTACAAGATTGTGCGCATGGGGATTGCCAGGACGTTTCAGATGGTCAAGCCGTTCTACCAGCTGCCGGCCTACAAGAACATGATCGTTCCCCTGTACTCGCCCCGCATGAAGATGCTCGCCGGCGGCAGCTACGGCGACCGGGACGCCGTGGCTCTGGACCTTTTGGAGGAGGTGGGGTTCGAGAGGGACGCCCGGGTGGCATACAAGGTCGCCGGATCCCTTCCCCAGGGGTACCTGAAGCGGCTGGAACTCGCCAAGGCCATCGCCATGCAGCCGGACCTGTACATCCTGGACGAGCTATTTTCGGGACTGAGCCTGGCCGAAGTTGCCGGCATCGTTCCCATCATCGAGAAGATTCGCCTGACCGGAAAAAGCATCATCATGATCGAACACCGGCTCAAGGAGCTTTTTCGCATCGCCGACCGCGTGATCGTCATGAACTACGGCGAAAAAATAGCCGATGGGCCGGCGGAGGAGGTCATGGAAGACGAGGCTGTCAAGAGCGCCTACTTGGGGACGGAAAACGAATAAAATCGTGTGCCGCGGTTTTATGAAACGCGACTTCGTCGCTCTAATATGAATTTGATCGAGTAAGGGTTTCCAATGCTGGTCATCGACAACCTGATGGTATTTTTCGAAAACGCCCTGGCCCTGAACGGGTTGAGTCTCGAGGTGGGCGAGGGGGAGATCGTGGGCCTGATCGGGTCCAACAGCGCCGGTAAGACCACCCTGATGAATACGGTGTCCGGCCTGATTATCGATATGCGTATCAAGGAGAAGAGAAAGGGCGGCGAGCGCATCACCATCTACGGAAGCATCACATACAAAGGCGAGGAAATTACCGACATGCCGCCGGACGATAGGGTCCGAAGAGGCGTCGTGCTGTCCCGGGAGCGGCATCCGGTTTTTCCGGAGAGCAGCGTCCTGGAAAATTTCAAAATAGCGGGCTACCTGCGTTCCAAGGCCGAAGTTAAGGAAACCATAGCGTATGTTTTCAACATGTTTCCGCCGTTGTCCAGGCTGCAGAAGCGCAGGGCCGGTTTCCTGAGCGGCGGCGAGCAGCAGATGCTGGCCATCGGAATGGCCCTGGTGGTGCGACCCGAGCTGTTGCTGCTGGATGAACCCCTGCTGGGCCTGAGCCCGATGATGCAGAAGGCCGTAATGGATGCGATCGTAGCGCTGAACAGGGAAAACGGCATCACCGTTTTGTTGAGTGAGCAGTTCGCCAGACCGGTGCTGCCGGTGGTGGACCGGGCCTATGTCGTGGAAAACGGGATGCTGACCCTCGCCGGAACCGGGGCCGAACTGATGAACAATCCTGAAATCAAAGCCGCATATTTCGGGGTCTGATAGATGCATGATAACCAAACCATAGCAACGCGATTCATGTCCACGGTCAAAAGGCGCGCCGGACACACAGGGGTTATCTACCTGGGTACCCGTTACTCCTACGGCCGCATCCGGGAACTGGCGGACGGTTTTGCCGCCGCCATGCTGAACGAGGGGCTTACCTCCGGCCAGAGGGTAATCATCTATGCGCCCAACAGCATCCAGTGGGTGATCGCCTGGCTGGGGATTCAACGGGCCGGCGGCGTCTGCGTCCCGGTTACGCCCATCTATACGCCCAGCGATCTGGAATACATCGCCAACGACAGCGACGCCGAGGCCATCGTTTGTGCGGACACCAATTTCGGCTACGTCAAAAAGGTGTTGCCGGAAACAAAATTGAAAACGGTGGTCATCACGCGCATGGCCGAGATGCTGCCGGCCTGGAAACGCCTTTTCGGCTACCTTTTCGATATCGTGCCCCGGGGCAGAACCATTCTCGATGAAAACACCTTCGAAATGGGCAAGCTCATCAGGACCCATGCCGGCGCTTCAGGCAGCCATCTGGATCTCCCTGAACGCAGGGGGTGCGACATAGCCGAGATTCTCTACACCGGTGGTACGACCAAACATCCTAAAGGGGTGCCCATCACCCACGACCTCTTTTTAACTTCCGCAGAGGAACAGATCCGGGTGAGTGAGCCGCTCTTCCCGGCCGAGGACAACGTGATCATGGCCAACGCACCGCTGTTTCACATCCTGGGACAGACGTGCAGTCTGGCAACGCTGCTGGTGGGCGGTACGCTGCTGGTCCAACCCAAGGTCAACCTGGACGCCACATTCGAATCGATCCAGCGTTTCAAAGCAAAGACCATGATCGGCGTCCCCACCCTCTACCGGATGATTCTAGAACACGACCGTCTGGACCAGTATGATATGCATTCCGTCGACTACTGGTACAGTGCCGGCGACGTGCTGCCCACCGAGGTGGGCAAGCGCTGGGAGGACAGGTTCGGCAAACCCATCTACCAGGGATACGGCGCCACCGAGACCTGTGGGGGTGTTTCCATGTGCCCCACCGACATGGCCAACCCGCCCAAGAGCATCGGCCGCGTCGTTCCCAGCAAAGCCATCAAGGTTGTCGACCCCGTGCTTCTGGAGCCGGTGGCACCCGGGGAACCCGGGGAGCTTTTGGTGTCGTCACAGCACATGGTCAGGCACTACATCAACAAACCCGAGGAAACGGAGGCGGCCTTTGTCGAACTCGAGGGGCGGACATGGTACCGGACCGCCGACGTGGTGTCCAGGGACGAGGAGGGCAATCTCTATTTCGTCGACCGGACCGTCGACACGATCAAACACAAGGGCTACCGCGTGTCGGCTTCGGAAATCGAAGCGGTTTTGCAGGAGCATCACGCGGTTGTGGCAGCGTGTGTGGTGGGCCTGCCGGACGAAATGGTGGGCGAGCGCATCAAGGCCTTCGTGGTCCTCAAGGAAGATGTCAAGGGTATCACCGGCTACGAACTGATCAAGTGGTGCCGCAAATCACTGGTTTCCTACAAGGTGCCGCAGTACATCGAATTCAGGGACATGCTGCCGAAATCAAAGGTGGGCAAACTCCTGCGCCGGGAAATTCGTGACGAAGAAAAACGCATGGCCGAGCAATAGACCTGTTCTGTCGGCACACGTTGTGCCGACAGAACATGCGTATTGTTATAACCCAAGCGATTTGGCGATGATGGTTTTCATGACTTCGGTGGTGCCGGCGAAGATGGTGATCACGCGCACGTCACGGAAAACCTTCACCAGGAAATTGGCCTCCAGGAGGCCGTAGTCTCCGAACAGGTCCAAGACCCGGTCGATCATCTGATTCAGGCTTTCTGAACTGGCATACTTGCTCATCATGGTCTCGCGGATCACGTCCCGACCTTCCATGTGTCCCTTGATGGTTGCATCCAGCAGGGCCCGGTTCATTCTGGTTTCGGTGGCCATTTCCGCGATGGTGAACTGCACCTGCTGGTATTTGCCCAAAGGCTTTCCGTCCACCTCCGTGGCACGGCAGTAATTGATGACCTCTTCCAATATCAGCTCCGCAACGATGACCGTCATGAAGGCGCAGACCAACCGCTCCTGTTGAAGCTTCTGCATCAGCATGATAAATCCGGCGCCTTTCTCTCCCAGGAGGTTCTCCTTGGGGATACGGCAGTTGGAAAAAAAGAGCTCGGCAGTGTCCTGGGAATACCCCCCCATTTTTTCCAATTGGCGACCCCTGGTGAATCCGGGGGTGCCGTCCTCGACGAGATACAGGGACACGGCCTTGTGCCGGTCCTCCACACCCGGGTCTTTAGCCGCCACGATTACCAGGTCGCAGTTGATGCCGTTGGAAATGAAGGTTTTGGATCCGTTGAGCACGACCTCGTCGCCCTCGTGCTCGGCAGTCATCTCGATGGAGGCGACGTCGCTGCCGGCGCCGGGTTCGGTCATGGCTACGGCGGTGACGATGTCGCCGGAAACGCAGCCGGGCAGATACTTTTTTTTCTGCTCCTCGGAGCCGAAGGAAACGATGTAGGGGACGACGATGTCGCTGTGCAAACCTGCCGCCAATCCGTTGAGGTCCGCTTTGCCCAGTTCTTCGGATACGATGACCGAATAAAGAAAATCCAGACCGGGGCCTCCGTAGGCTTCGGGGACACTGGTGCCCAGAAATCCTGCTGCGCCCATCTTTTTCCAGGCTTCCTTGGGAACGATGTGCGCTTCCTCCCACTGGTCGCGTTGGGGCACGAGCTCCTTTTGGAGAAATTCGGCAAGCGTTTTACGAAAGCGGTGATGATCCTCTGTGTAGTTCAATATGTTCATGGCGTCCCCCTGCTATTTGATTTTACCTATGACTGCTCTGGCAATGACATCCTTTTGAACGTCCCTGGCTCCCAGATGCAGCTCAGCGGCTTTGGCTTCCCTGTAGTAGCGTTCGACCTCGTATTCGGTCATATAACCGTAACCGCCGTAAAGTTGGATAGACTGCGCACCCACTTCCATAGCGGTTCTGGCGGCCGTCAATTTGGCCATGGAATTCAATTTGTGGTCCATGCGCCCCTGATCCCGGGTCCAGGCGGCTTTGTAGGTGATCAGCTCGGCCAGTTCGATTTTGGTGGCCATGTCGGCGATCTTGTGTTGTGTCACCTGAAAAGCGGCCAGTTTGCGCTGGAACTGCACCCGTTCCTTGATGTAGTCCATGGCCCGGTCCAGGGATCCAAGAGCCGTGCCCAGGGACTGGGCGGCGCTGAGAACCCTGCTTTCCGACAGGAAGGTTTCCAGTTGGGCAATGCCGGCCCCGGCGACGCCCACCAGGTTGTCGGCTGATACCGCGACGTTGTCGAAGGACACGTGGGATGTTGCCGTCATATTCCCGCCCAGCTTTTTTCCGGCGGCTTCGGTCGATATGCCGGGGCGGTCGGCCTCCACAACGATCATACTGATGCCATCTGCGGAATTTTCCGTTTCCTCCCCGGTCCGGCAAAGCACGATATAAAACCCGGCACCCTGGCCGTTGATCACGTTCATCTTCAATCCGCTGATGACCCATTCCTCTTTTCTACGGTCGGCCGTCGTTTTGATGGATGTGAAATTTCCGCCGCGCTGGCTTTCCGAAAAGGCCGCTGCTGGGAGCATTTCTCCTTCGGCAACGGGCGGCAGAAAGGTTTCCTTCAAATGATCCGAACCGAACCGGAGGATGCTTTCCGATCCAAAAGTGGACATGGCCAGCGCGCCGCCGATGCTCGCGTCCTTGCGGCAGAACGCTTCGGAAACCAGAACGGCCTCTAACATGCCCATGCCGCCGCCGGAATATTTTTCGGGAAAGTGGATACCCACAAAACCCAGGTCGGCGGCTTGCTTCCAGATGCTTTCCGGGA
This region of Deltaproteobacteria bacterium genomic DNA includes:
- a CDS encoding ABC transporter substrate-binding protein — its product is MKRYVSVILVLLMAVSVGMISVQGAGAAEPVVIGVPTSTGFLEGREALKAVNLAVDEINAKGGVDVGGTKRPFAVESVDIRDAAPGVPVPEALLGLEKIILSKKPVALLVGPFRSEALMAGMDIIAKYKVPLLGTIAMSPGSEAKIKKDPEKYKYVFRTCLNAVHLVKYLAGTMALINKEFGFDKVYVLHQDVAWARATAGFVKKMYFDKAGWNVLEMEAFPTGTSDFSSSLMKARAKGAQVIMPIFDMPQSGTLVKQWNAMKVPAVLAGFISPLAGSEAWKTFDGKITGAINTIFELGSAMPSDMYPPSKVFYDAYKKTYGKEMQAGHGPAPAYESVYILKEAIERAKSLDPDAIVAELEKTDRMGVIGRVKYDEGHQAVYGFDPKETCVSTVFQWTADGKRTIVFPASIAEGKIQLPAGLKSAK
- a CDS encoding branched-chain amino acid ABC transporter permease codes for the protein MLIGTSLYALINTAILALMAIGFNLTFGISGVANFAYGAFYVLAAYGLWGMLNLLHFPYPVAVALAVIANVLLGALIYRFVLLRVRGQALSEVIATFGIGLAILELFSYFGWVGFEYTLPVFLDKSFIIAGTYVDFQRLAILGFSAVLIMALWWFTHHTAIGLAFRGIAQDERTALTFGIDSDWIAMLSVSFGAGIAALAALFIIPLGSIAPGEGYDVLIKALAVCIIGGLGSTGGVIVASFIVGFAERFTDTYIGSHWTMIVSLAAILLVLVIKPSGLFGKQKELEERI
- a CDS encoding branched-chain amino acid ABC transporter permease, translated to MKKRKERIDRGIKVRSSDIFALLSWREMLYLAAPRVLPVVACMALPILLDPYWQKVLLSVAVVALLAISWDIIAQTGMVSLGQALFFGVGAYCSGVMNHYWGLSPMLSIPIASVMGGLICTVILLPVLRLRGIYFSMVTLIIPLILVRIVEATKIFGGTEGLSGMTPLPSKWVELYLIVIVLLCALFGFRRMMNSDYGLVLKGINDNDRSVINAGINIYWFKAQSLFIAGVIGAFCGAFMTHVYMFVGMPVFALDYSILPIAAAVVGGPGTLAGATFGAFILVPLSEVLRGFGGLRIVFYGAFLVIFIVALPEGIFHYIQRKYHQFERWAEVAE
- a CDS encoding ABC transporter ATP-binding protein, whose product is MTTAPILSVSHLSKNFGGVLALNRVSFDLMPGELLGVIGPNGSGKTTLVNLITRFVKPSSGEVFFKGTKISNLPPYKIVRMGIARTFQMVKPFYQLPAYKNMIVPLYSPRMKMLAGGSYGDRDAVALDLLEEVGFERDARVAYKVAGSLPQGYLKRLELAKAIAMQPDLYILDELFSGLSLAEVAGIVPIIEKIRLTGKSIIMIEHRLKELFRIADRVIVMNYGEKIADGPAEEVMEDEAVKSAYLGTENE
- a CDS encoding ATP-binding cassette domain-containing protein, which encodes MLVIDNLMVFFENALALNGLSLEVGEGEIVGLIGSNSAGKTTLMNTVSGLIIDMRIKEKRKGGERITIYGSITYKGEEITDMPPDDRVRRGVVLSRERHPVFPESSVLENFKIAGYLRSKAEVKETIAYVFNMFPPLSRLQKRRAGFLSGGEQQMLAIGMALVVRPELLLLDEPLLGLSPMMQKAVMDAIVALNRENGITVLLSEQFARPVLPVVDRAYVVENGMLTLAGTGAELMNNPEIKAAYFGV
- a CDS encoding acyl--CoA ligase — protein: MHDNQTIATRFMSTVKRRAGHTGVIYLGTRYSYGRIRELADGFAAAMLNEGLTSGQRVIIYAPNSIQWVIAWLGIQRAGGVCVPVTPIYTPSDLEYIANDSDAEAIVCADTNFGYVKKVLPETKLKTVVITRMAEMLPAWKRLFGYLFDIVPRGRTILDENTFEMGKLIRTHAGASGSHLDLPERRGCDIAEILYTGGTTKHPKGVPITHDLFLTSAEEQIRVSEPLFPAEDNVIMANAPLFHILGQTCSLATLLVGGTLLVQPKVNLDATFESIQRFKAKTMIGVPTLYRMILEHDRLDQYDMHSVDYWYSAGDVLPTEVGKRWEDRFGKPIYQGYGATETCGGVSMCPTDMANPPKSIGRVVPSKAIKVVDPVLLEPVAPGEPGELLVSSQHMVRHYINKPEETEAAFVELEGRTWYRTADVVSRDEEGNLYFVDRTVDTIKHKGYRVSASEIEAVLQEHHAVVAACVVGLPDEMVGERIKAFVVLKEDVKGITGYELIKWCRKSLVSYKVPQYIEFRDMLPKSKVGKLLRREIRDEEKRMAEQ
- a CDS encoding acyl-CoA dehydrogenase family protein, with protein sequence MNILNYTEDHHRFRKTLAEFLQKELVPQRDQWEEAHIVPKEAWKKMGAAGFLGTSVPEAYGGPGLDFLYSVIVSEELGKADLNGLAAGLHSDIVVPYIVSFGSEEQKKKYLPGCVSGDIVTAVAMTEPGAGSDVASIEMTAEHEGDEVVLNGSKTFISNGINCDLVIVAAKDPGVEDRHKAVSLYLVEDGTPGFTRGRQLEKMGGYSQDTAELFFSNCRIPKENLLGEKGAGFIMLMQKLQQERLVCAFMTVIVAELILEEVINYCRATEVDGKPLGKYQQVQFTIAEMATETRMNRALLDATIKGHMEGRDVIRETMMSKYASSESLNQMIDRVLDLFGDYGLLEANFLVKVFRDVRVITIFAGTTEVMKTIIAKSLGL
- a CDS encoding acyl-CoA/acyl-ACP dehydrogenase, whose product is MFELTKAQKQIQKAAAGFAKGEFDKELAYEYEKNGRFPESIWKQAADLGFVGIHFPEKYSGGGMGMLEAVLVSEAFCRKDASIGGALAMSTFGSESILRFGSDHLKETFLPPVAEGEMLPAAAFSESQRGGNFTSIKTTADRRKEEWVISGLKMNVINGQGAGFYIVLCRTGEETENSADGISMIVVEADRPGISTEAAGKKLGGNMTATSHVSFDNVAVSADNLVGVAGAGIAQLETFLSESRVLSAAQSLGTALGSLDRAMDYIKERVQFQRKLAAFQVTQHKIADMATKIELAELITYKAAWTRDQGRMDHKLNSMAKLTAARTAMEVGAQSIQLYGGYGYMTEYEVERYYREAKAAELHLGARDVQKDVIARAVIGKIK